Within the Seriola aureovittata isolate HTS-2021-v1 ecotype China chromosome 24, ASM2101889v1, whole genome shotgun sequence genome, the region aaacaagcTAACTCTTAACCActtgtttaatttaaatatttttgataatatttctgtTATGAAAAGTTCAGAGTGTGAGCAAGTATGAGTTACTTCACTtcagggtttgtttttcttctccaacGCTGTGTTCTTCCATAGATTCGCAGTAGCGGAACCAAAAAAAAGGGCGGGACGCTGGCGACATCTTGTTTGACACTTTTAACCGACAACCAGGAGGGGCGCTGTTTAATTAATTAACGGAAATGACACAAGaggggaaaacaaaataaaacaatattaatatcCTTTTATTAAGATGACAGCTATTTTGGATAATGAGGGAGCACAAGTTTTTCATCTTCCATTTCAAATCAAACGACTGAGAAACGCATTGCAATAGAACAGTAATAGAACAgaattttaattgtttttagcACAGAGTTATTGATTTAAAtcttttcaaaatttttaaactgcagtttgtggtggtgTTACTACTGGATTACATGCTCGGTTTTGTGCATTGGAGATAGCAATGGCGGCAACAGTAGCACAGGAAGTCAGTGTGATCACCATTTCTTGcagttaaaaagtaaaagtacgaCCTCGTTTGAAAATACGgatttttactttgaaaggtataacaggaagtgtgtgttttatttgggcAGGCTCGGTTGCCAAGCCTCTGGGAGCTTAAGCCAATCACAGTGCGACGACGGTATACTGCAGCCACGCGTCTACTTTCATGTTTCATCCCTATGGTTTCATCACAATCACTGGCTGTTTAAAGGAGTTTCAggtcatcttttcatttttccagtTCACTTCAAAAAGTAAGGCATCAATGTCATTTTCCCGTACGTTTTATGTTGGCAGTTGCGCAGCCGTTTACAACTGCTAAGTTTTAAGCTTCAGCTAGCTAAAGTTCACGTGAGACGGTTGAATGATGGCTAGGCTAACGTTACCGGTAACTAACGttgagcagcaggaggagagatgagagtcACATTATTAACTCATGACGGGGGGGTTTACCTCTGCTTAGCACTCGGGATTTACAATCCTGGGATAGTTCGCCACTGGTACTGTCTAAACAcgacacacactcaaataacTTACCGTTTTCAAACACATATCATTCTTTAAACACTGCTAATTACGATTTAAATAATCATCTGGATACTGTTTTCACATCGGTATGTACACAAGGGAGGACAGCAGTACAGTACCAGCTTTATTAATTGGTAATATTTGGAATAATCAATGCATGTGTCCACAGTAAAGGTGTCATAATGTAATGAACATAATACTATATACAAATGTAATGTCTAATGTCTATTACCATGAGCTTAATAGTGGTCTAGAATATAGATAAGTCTATATATAGGCCAAGGCAGCAGCAGGCTGTAAGAAGCTAATCTCAGATGGGTGTAAGGGGGTTAGACAAGACTTCATTCACACATATAGTGTTAATTAATACACAGCATTTTGTATCTAGACTAATTGATGAGGCTTATTAAAGACCAAGAATTGAAGAAGCGGTTGGCGAGAGTGCAACAACAGAAATAGAGATGACCAGACATAGACATGTAGAATAATAGTCATTCATGAACACAAATTAGACACACTGTTCTGTACATCAGGCGTCTAGAGCGACACGCTCATGCCTTAATTTAGGTGACCTAAGGTGCCCTTGACCATGCAGCTGTGCTTAGTAATagtaatgtaatttaattgcTGCATACCATCATAGCTGAGTATTTTAAATGTGCTTCCCTCAagtaaatctttatttaatgtcaataatacatgtgtttgtttttaggaGGCTTTATGATGCTGGTGGTGCAGTTGCTGAAAGGTGCAGCGAAGCATGCTGGGAGCAGGCCCCAGTGCAGTGTTGAGCGATTGTTCACAGCAGCGCGTGGTATCAGCTCATCTTCGCGACAGTCATCTGCCTCTGGGAGAAGTCAGTGTTCAGCCTGCACTGATACTGACCTCCCTAAAGTCCTCATCACGGGTTGGTTTTTGTATTGTGTCATTGAGTTTCCTCCTAAACGTTTCCTCTTCCAGAAACAAGTCAAATCAATCGCCATGTCCCTTAATCTGTATGTCCCATAGGAGGACTTGGACAGCTGGGGGTGGGGCTTGCCAAGATGCTGAGGTAACatcctgttttattgtttagCTATGTCCAGtggtggtgtagttggtttTGTACTTCCACATTCAAGTAAAAAGGAAAGTcctctcagacttttggatccCATTCTATGTTCAGTAGCAAATTGATCTGAATGAAGAGTTATGGCGAGTTATGTTGGTAGTTGCAAACAGTTTAATACAGGATGTGATCGGTCGCTCAAAGAGGCTGTGAAAACAGTTATTACAGATGTCAGGGAGttgtatataaaagcctgaaaaatcAAGTCCTTCTATTCAGGGTTAATTGATCCGTCTTGTCCAGTTAGTCTCAGAAATGGAAATTGTGCAGAACTGCTTGCTGATTTTAGTTTCCAGAACTGACCTGTCTTCATGTTTTACCCTCAGGAGACGCATTGGAAAAACCAACGTGATCCTGTCTGACATCCGGAAACCTCCCAACCATGTCTACCATAACGGTGCGTATACCTGAAAAGCCTGCTGTATATAATGCAATGTGaattcagttgtgtgtgtggcctcTCAGAGTCAAGACAAGCAATACCTTCTGTCGCACTAATTTGAAACATTCAGAAGAACAGAAGAGGCTGAGATGACCcaaccaaaaacacaatattttgaCTGGACAGCATTTGAACTGAAGTTgacacagaaaatacatttaattgcCAAAATTCCTTGGATGCATTTCATGGGCTCGCTGGACAATCCAAATGGAATTTCTTCCTCcttgaattcatttttcattgttgaataaaactaaataaactcTCTGCCTTAGCCAGTTTCCCTTGGGTGCCTCTTTATCTTAATCATATCTTAATATCTGCAGAGGAATGTGTGGGTGCAGTATAAAGAATAGAATTTCAAAGatcaaaattataaaaaatggGTTATTAAAGATTATTTGTTCAGCTGCGGAGCTTCCTGTCTGATGCGGCGGTTAGTAACACAGGAGCGCCACAGGGGACTGgactgtctctgtttctgttcactGTGTACTCCTCAGATTTCCAGTATCACTCTGAATCATGTCACCTGCAGAAGCTCTTGGATGACTCTGCAGAGGTGGGGTGTATTAGAGATGGGCAGGGGTTGCTAACTTTGTGGAGGAAAAGCAGCAGGGATCATGTGCAAATGCAAAACCTTTGTACTAAAACTAGGAAATGTTTAACAACTGACAACAATATATATATCTGCAGATGAGTGGGGAGACGCTGTTCAcctctgtgtgcttgtgtccTCCACAGGTCCGTTCATCTTCTCAGACATCCTGGACTATAAGAACCTCAGGGAGATTGtggtcaacaacaacatcagctgGCTGGTTCATTACTCAGCTGTGCTGTCTGCTGTGGGAGAGAACAACGTCGCTCTGGCCAAAGAGGTCAACatcacaggtaaacacacacacacacacacacatacacatacatatctGTCAAATAATACTGTGATATTACTGGAGGATGGACATTTGGTGACAAATTCTTAGTGTATGTTGCAACAGCATTTAGAGCCATCTTAATGTAGCACACTTAtgcacagcctctctctctttgtaggTCTCCATAACATATTAGACATTGCAACCGAACATGGTCTGCGTGTGTTTGTCCCCAGCACTATCGGTGCCTTTGGTCCATCCTCACCCAGGGACCCCACCCCTgagctgtgtgtgcagagacCGCGCACCATCTACGGTGTGTCCAAGGTTCACGCAGAGCTGATGGGTGAGGTGagacacatacacccacacacacatacagattgGGACAGTGcgatttagttttttttatgtcactaTAAGGGTGGTGTTTTTtattccctctgtttgtttctcagtaCTACCACCACAGGTATGGGCTGGATTTCCGCTGTCTCAGGTATCCAGGCATCATTTCAGCTGACTCCCAGCCTGGAGGAGGAACCACAGGTAAGCAGGTATTAGAACTGAACTTGGGATGACACCAACCCCTGTCCTGTTTGTCTGCTGCCTGGTGTCGTTGGTCATCGTCATGATCTCTTCCTCCATTTCCCAGACTATGCAGTGCAGATCTTCCATGCAGCTGTGAAGACCGGTCAATTCGAGTGTAACCTGCGCGGTGACACGCGGCTTCCAATGATGTACATAGGTACTAGATTCATTCGTTTTatgtgagaaatgtgtgtttttccctgtCAATGTTTTAACTTTACAAGTGATATTCATACTCTCACCCTCGTCTTTTTCATCGCTTTTTACTTGGCTCCTTCATCTTCACCCGCTCCTCCCCCTCTTGTCCAGATGACTGTCTCAGGGCTACTCTAGAGTTCCTGGAGGCTCCAGCTGAGACACTCGTCAACCGCACCTACAACATCAACGCCATGAGCTTCACACCACACGACCTCACCCAGGAAATACAGAAATTCCTGCCTGACCTCAAGGTCACCTACAATGTGGATCCTGTCCGACAAGCTATAGGTGATACTGCTATATGACATCAATTATACATATTTAGGCTGGACACCTTTAATCAAAtatctttcctctctctttcagcgGACGGCTGGCCAATGGCATTAGAGGACAGCGCAGCGAGGCGGGACTGGGGCTGGAAGCACGAGTACGACCTCCCAGAGCTGGTGCAGACCATGGTCACTCACATCACTATGGGCAACCAGGTGGCACAAGCCTACTGAGCCTTTATGTAGCATATTTGTAGCAACTCcataaaaggttttatttgaagcgAGGTGACATTGAGGATTTAAGAGCTCTTTTAGCCTTCCTTATTACACTTTAGAAAAATCACATatcatcctcctctccctcctcaccgTTCATCtcatccctctttttctctctcgtCTTCATCCATCCAGCTGAATCTAAAGATGTGATGCCAGAGCATGCTAGATACTGTCACAAAGTTATTAAACCTATAAGAGAGTCAGGTGTTAGCactgaatgtactgtatgtctgtatttatgtgtaagTGTGCAGATGATTTAGCCAGCCTGCTGTAGCAGCTACACGCTCGCCTTAGGAGGCTCTTCTGCCATACTGAAAGACCAGTTGGCTTTTAATAAGAGCTGCACTCCAACTGGTCGCCAGAACTGTGACCATAAACACTGAAAGGCTTTACCTCGGGTACTGTTATCACAGAAGCTGCTTACTCTAGCTAACCGTAACTTGATCTTTGCACTAGgtcctgttgatgtttttgttatttcatttggatttaaaatatttttatttttgcgtTCTGTTTTAGAAGCTGCGGTCTCGGTgctaaatatttattaatattgaCTTATTTATGTTGATGTTATTTATGATGCTATTCTTTGCAGCTTTTCCTCTTAAATCAACAGGATCAgaaggagttttttttaaataaatcttcGTGTGAAACCAGTTTTCATGACTGTTCCCTCTGTGTCCActcacacaaatatgcacatgATCATAAACCAGGTTGTGAACATTGCAGGAGATGAGGAGTTAACTCTAACCCTACAATCAATTCTTTTCAATTTACAGCAAATTAGCTCATGAATGCATAATTCGATGTTATACAGGTTATCCCACAAGTAgattaaaaatgcaaagaagTACAATTACTACTTAAGCACTCATAAGTAATTTAAGTTTTCCTCCAATCAGTTTTATTCACTGAGCTCTTGTCGTCACGGTGCATTTCCAGACTTCACGTGTTTTACTTtttgctgtttgtattttttccctTTACTGGTGTGACTGAACATCCACTGATGTGACCTGTACTGGAAGTAACAGGATTGTGGAGCCTCCCGGTGGCCAAAGCTGCCTGCTGCAGTTTGAGCTGCAGGATGTCACTGAGCAGGGAGGCCTCTTGATTCAGACTCACCAGCATCTGGCCTTCAGTGGCCCTCAGAGCTCCACGAACCAGCTCCAACACACTCTACAGAGAATGGCAGACACAATCTAAGTCAGGGAATGAACGCTAGAGAAGATACTTTTCTGTTTATGCAAACACATTTCCAGGTTTTAACCTCTTTGTCCAGTTGCACATCCTCAGGAATATCCCCCAGAGTGACCCTTGACCCATCTCTGAGACttctcagctcctcctccttctgtcgCAAGGTAGAGGTGAGCTGGGTTTGCTGGCGCTGACGCTCCCACTCATGCACCTCTGTGCCCTGCAGCACAAGTGCAGTGTAATGATCAACAGGGGCCATTTTGTGAAGGTGAGACAAATGAGGAAATGCGATGACAACGAAGGAGGCTGCACCTCAGCGCAGGGCTTCtttgaattaaatattaaaatgagcATGCATGGTTAACTGGTTATTACCTGTGGGAGAGGGCATGGCGTAGGCGGCAACTGCACCTCCAAGTGTAGCTGAGTGATGGACATGGTTGTAGCTCCACCCACCACCGCCTGAAAAAGCCTCCATCGTGTGGAGCAGGTGTCTGTGAGGAACTGGGTGAACTTGTGTTGGTGCACAAGGGTGAGGTTTGGTAAAAACTCAGACAGCGCATCTCTCAGCAAGGACAGTAGTTTGGGTATGTCCAGACCTGA harbors:
- the LOC130165581 gene encoding L-threonine 3-dehydrogenase, mitochondrial-like; this translates as MFHPYGFITITGCLKEFQVIFSFFQFTSKRGFMMLVVQLLKGAAKHAGSRPQCSVERLFTAARGISSSSRQSSASGRSQCSACTDTDLPKVLITGGLGQLGVGLAKMLRRRIGKTNVILSDIRKPPNHVYHNGPFIFSDILDYKNLREIVVNNNISWLVHYSAVLSAVGENNVALAKEVNITGLHNILDIATEHGLRVFVPSTIGAFGPSSPRDPTPELCVQRPRTIYGVSKVHAELMGEYYHHRYGLDFRCLRYPGIISADSQPGGGTTDYAVQIFHAAVKTGQFECNLRGDTRLPMMYIDDCLRATLEFLEAPAETLVNRTYNINAMSFTPHDLTQEIQKFLPDLKVTYNVDPVRQAIADGWPMALEDSAARRDWGWKHEYDLPELVQTMVTHITMGNQVAQAY
- the c24h8orf74 gene encoding uncharacterized protein C8orf74 homolog isoform X3 encodes the protein MVHTVGQRKKKAQERLYNVWPTSGGPVTLCTCSIPPALILLSHQQRDAGVQRLSCHFSWPEFCDERRCFHQEFVYDIAMFAAACGLPWPAVIQTAVIAKCIFPQLDGLDIPKLLSLLRDALSEFLPNLTLVHQHKFTQFLTDTCSTRWRLFQAVVGGATTMSITQLHLEVQLPPTPCPLPQGTEVHEWERQRQQTQLTSTLRQKEEELRSLRDGSRVTLGDIPEDVQLDKESVLELVRGALRATEGQMLSDVVLSHSRQHS
- the c24h8orf74 gene encoding uncharacterized protein C8orf74 homolog isoform X4 gives rise to the protein MVHTVGQRKKKAQERLYNVWPTSGGPVTLCTCSIPPALILLSHQQRDAGVQRLSCHFSWPEFCDERRCFHQEFVYDIAMFAAACGLPWPAVIQTAVIAKCIFPQLDGLDIPKLLSLLRDALSEFLPNLTLVHQHKFTQFLTDTCSTRWRLFQAVVGGATTMSITQLHLEVQLPPTPCPLPQGTEVHEWERQRQQTQLTSTLRQKEEELRSLRDGSRVTLGDIPEDVQLDKESVLELVRGALRATEGQMLAGSQLK
- the c24h8orf74 gene encoding uncharacterized protein C8orf74 homolog isoform X1 translates to MVHTVGQRKKKAQERLYNVWPTSGGPVTLCTCSIPPALILLSHQQRDAGVQRLSCHFSWPEFCDERRCFHQEFVYDIAMFAAACGLPWPAVIQTAVIAKCIFPQLDGLDIPKLLSLLRDALSEFLPNLTLVHQHKFTQFLTDTCSTRWRLFQAVVGGATTMSITQLHLEVQLPPTPCPLPQGTEVHEWERQRQQTQLTSTLRQKEEELRSLRDGSRVTLGDIPEDVQLDKESVLELVRGALRATEGQMLVSLNQEASLLSDILQLKLQQAALATGRLHNPVTSSTGHISGCSVTPVKGKNTNSKK
- the c24h8orf74 gene encoding uncharacterized protein C8orf74 homolog isoform X2, which gives rise to MDSLSESEIAQIARLQRDAGVQRLSCHFSWPEFCDERRCFHQEFVYDIAMFAAACGLPWPAVIQTAVIAKCIFPQLDGLDIPKLLSLLRDALSEFLPNLTLVHQHKFTQFLTDTCSTRWRLFQAVVGGATTMSITQLHLEVQLPPTPCPLPQGTEVHEWERQRQQTQLTSTLRQKEEELRSLRDGSRVTLGDIPEDVQLDKESVLELVRGALRATEGQMLVSLNQEASLLSDILQLKLQQAALATGRLHNPVTSSTGHISGCSVTPVKGKNTNSKK